The following proteins are encoded in a genomic region of Arcobacter cloacae:
- a CDS encoding AbrB/MazE/SpoVT family DNA-binding domain-containing protein yields the protein MTAKISKWGNSQGLRMPKDVMESLHLNVGDDVNIIVFDGKVILEPIKKEILNYDLNELVSKIPSDYKASEEFDTTVGKEEW from the coding sequence ATGACTGCTAAAATTTCAAAATGGGGTAATTCTCAAGGTCTTAGAATGCCTAAAGATGTTATGGAAAGTTTACATCTGAATGTAGGAGATGATGTAAATATTATAGTTTTTGATGGAAAAGTGATTTTAGAACCAATTAAAAAAGAGATTTTAAATTATGATTTAAATGAACTAGTTTCAAAAATACCAAGTGATTATAAAGCAAGTGAAGAGTTTGATACAACCGTAGGTAAAGAAGAATGGTAA
- a CDS encoding type II toxin-antitoxin system PemK/MazF family toxin, with the protein MVKNYIPKKGDLVILSFDPSSGHEQKGRRPALIISNEIFNKALGLAIACPITNTDRNFPFHVKLEAKNLKGFIMTEQIKSIDFNARKVKFVEKIDEDTLNQVLGITKSIIF; encoded by the coding sequence ATGGTAAAAAACTACATTCCCAAAAAAGGTGATTTAGTAATATTATCTTTTGACCCATCATCAGGACATGAGCAAAAAGGACGAAGACCAGCACTTATTATAAGTAATGAAATTTTCAATAAAGCCTTAGGTTTAGCCATAGCTTGTCCAATCACCAATACAGATAGAAACTTCCCTTTTCATGTAAAACTAGAAGCCAAAAATCTAAAAGGTTTTATAATGACAGAACAAATCAAATCAATAGATTTTAATGCAAGAAAAGTAAAGTTTGTGGAAAAAATAGATGAAGATACACTAAATCAGGTTTTGGGGATTACTAAGAGTATAATTTTTTAG
- a CDS encoding protein adenylyltransferase SelO family protein, producing MKENNKNIETFEELINLSDYSFINTLNCDPDAKYHGDNKFPREVFSGHYVEVQPTAIKEPIYISHSNNFFEELGFSENLLKSSDFIKLFSGDMENISNLRQNIGWATGYALSIYGTEYYAQCPFQTGNGYGDGRAISVLEAVINGKRWEFQLKGAGKTPYCRGADGRAVLRSSIREFLAQEHMHALGIPTSRSLTLFTSKKEQVNRPWFKDNSYSKDPEVMIEEDVAITTRVATSFLRVGQIELFGRRARKNEHENALKELEMIVLHLIDREYSEIIKEDLNLEKKIILLANAFQNRVTSLIANWIRVGYCQGNFNSDNCAAGGFTLDYGPFGFIEMFDPKYQSWTGGGMHFSFFNQPVAAFKNFKSFCSALKPLLSSNKEALEELEKIENNFSKVMQEKMEIMWANKLGLEKFDVELFEKLINLMIETKVDYTIFFRELSNIPDEITQLEKSFYGSLKDENIKSKWNNWLEIWKSLLNINNEESKQKLTNQMKLTNPKYTLREWHLVKAYQEAQNGNYKPFQELQKIMTNPYNEQIKEIEEKYYAKKPTDFFGIAGISHVSCSS from the coding sequence ATGAAAGAAAATAATAAAAATATAGAAACATTTGAAGAACTTATAAATTTAAGTGATTACTCTTTTATAAACACTCTAAATTGTGACCCTGATGCAAAATATCATGGAGATAATAAATTTCCTAGAGAGGTTTTTTCTGGACATTATGTAGAAGTTCAGCCAACTGCTATTAAAGAGCCAATATATATTTCACATAGCAATAATTTTTTTGAAGAATTAGGCTTTAGTGAGAATCTACTAAAATCATCTGATTTTATAAAACTATTTTCAGGTGATATGGAAAATATTTCTAATCTTAGACAGAATATTGGTTGGGCAACTGGATATGCTCTTTCTATTTATGGAACAGAATATTATGCCCAATGCCCTTTTCAAACAGGAAATGGCTATGGAGATGGTAGAGCAATCTCAGTTTTAGAAGCAGTGATAAATGGTAAAAGATGGGAATTTCAACTAAAAGGTGCAGGAAAAACACCTTATTGTAGAGGTGCAGATGGAAGGGCAGTTTTGCGCTCAAGCATAAGAGAGTTTTTAGCACAAGAGCATATGCATGCTCTTGGAATTCCAACATCAAGGTCTTTGACTCTATTTACCTCTAAAAAAGAGCAAGTAAATAGACCTTGGTTTAAAGATAATTCTTATTCAAAAGACCCTGAAGTTATGATAGAAGAAGATGTGGCAATTACAACTAGAGTTGCAACTTCTTTTTTAAGAGTTGGACAAATAGAACTTTTTGGCAGACGAGCTAGAAAAAATGAACATGAAAATGCTTTAAAAGAGTTAGAAATGATTGTTTTACATTTGATTGATAGGGAATATAGTGAGATAATCAAAGAAGATTTGAATTTAGAAAAAAAGATAATATTACTAGCCAATGCGTTTCAAAATCGAGTTACTTCACTGATAGCTAATTGGATAAGAGTTGGATATTGCCAAGGTAACTTTAACAGTGATAACTGTGCAGCAGGAGGTTTTACACTAGATTATGGACCATTTGGATTTATCGAAATGTTTGATCCAAAATATCAATCTTGGACTGGTGGAGGAATGCACTTTTCATTTTTTAATCAACCAGTTGCTGCTTTTAAAAATTTTAAATCATTTTGTAGTGCTTTAAAACCGTTACTTAGTTCAAATAAAGAGGCTTTAGAAGAACTAGAAAAAATTGAAAATAACTTTAGCAAAGTTATGCAAGAAAAAATGGAAATTATGTGGGCTAATAAACTTGGACTTGAAAAGTTTGATGTTGAGCTGTTTGAAAAACTAATAAATCTTATGATAGAAACAAAAGTTGACTATACTATATTTTTTAGAGAATTATCAAATATTCCTGATGAGATTACTCAGCTTGAAAAAAGTTTTTATGGAAGCTTAAAAGATGAAAATATTAAATCAAAATGGAACAACTGGCTAGAAATTTGGAAATCACTTTTAAATATAAATAATGAAGAATCAAAACAAAAACTAACAAATCAAATGAAACTAACAAATCCAAAATATACTTTAAGAGAATGGCATCTAGTTAAAGCATATCAAGAAGCCCAAAATGGAAACTATAAACCCTTTCAGGAGTTACAAAAAATAATGACAAATCCATACAATGAGCAAATAAAGGAAATAGAAGAGAAATATTACGCTAAAAAACCAACAGATTTTTTTGGAATAGCTGGAATATCTCATGTGAGTTGTTCGTCGTAG